A genome region from Lutra lutra chromosome 11, mLutLut1.2, whole genome shotgun sequence includes the following:
- the TMEM213 gene encoding transmembrane protein 213 has protein sequence MTHSPRHTSAGIVRTDASLSLSLFGMKRLTSAPWAALALGLVFASFHLACLAEVRNSNNSTLTTQHPDPGSLEQCPNVDFCPQAARCCHTGVDEYGWIAAAVGWSLWFLTLILLCVDKLMKLTPDEPKDLQA, from the exons ATGACACACAGCCCTCGGCACACCTCTGCAGGGATAGTGCGGACAGacgcctccctctccctctccctcttcggCATGAAGCGCCTCACCTCTGCACCCTGGGCTGCCCTGGCCCTCGGCCTGGTCTTTGCCTCCTTCCACTTGGCTTGCTTGGCAG aAGTGAGGAACAGCAACAACTCAACCTTGACCACCCAGCACCCAGATCCCGGAAGCCTAGAGCAGTGCCCCA ACGTGGACTTCTGCCCCCAGGCGGCTCGGTGCTGCCACACCGGCGTGGACGAGTACGGCTGGATCGCGGCGGCCGTGGGCTGGAGCCTGTGGTTCCTCACCCTCATCCTGCTCTGCGTAGACAAACTGATGAAGCTCACGCCGGACGAGCCCAAGGATTTGCAAGCGTGA